A single genomic interval of Sporichthyaceae bacterium harbors:
- the ftsE gene encoding cell division ATP-binding protein FtsE, which yields MIRLENVSKTYPSQDQPALRDVSLEIAKGEFVFLVGASGSGKSTFLRLVLKEERPTTGSIHVLGKDLSRLSNWKVPTLRRQIGTVFQDFRLLPNKTVNENVAFALEVLGKSRGVVRKVVPEVLELVGLADKADRMPDELSGGEQQRVAIARAFVNRPLILIADEPTGNLDPNTSVGIMKLLDRINRTGTTVLMATHDQAIVDQMRKRVIELELGRMVRDQHRGVYGYSA from the coding sequence ATGATCCGCTTGGAGAACGTCAGCAAGACCTATCCCAGCCAGGACCAACCTGCGCTGCGCGATGTCTCCTTGGAGATCGCCAAGGGCGAGTTCGTGTTCCTCGTCGGCGCGTCCGGGTCGGGTAAGTCGACGTTTCTGCGTCTGGTGCTCAAGGAGGAGCGGCCCACCACCGGGTCGATTCATGTGCTGGGCAAGGATTTGTCCCGGTTGTCGAACTGGAAGGTGCCCACGCTGCGCCGGCAGATCGGCACGGTGTTCCAGGACTTCCGGCTGCTGCCGAACAAGACGGTCAACGAGAACGTGGCCTTCGCGCTGGAGGTACTCGGCAAGTCCCGCGGCGTGGTGCGCAAAGTGGTGCCCGAGGTGCTGGAACTGGTCGGCCTGGCCGACAAGGCCGACCGCATGCCCGACGAGCTGTCCGGCGGTGAGCAGCAGCGGGTGGCGATCGCCCGCGCGTTCGTCAACCGCCCGCTGATCCTGATCGCGGACGAGCCCACCGGGAACCTGGACCCGAACACCTCGGTGGGCATCATGAAGCTGCTGGACCGGATCAACCGCACCGGCACTACCGTGCTGATGGCCACGCACGATCAGGCCATCGTGGACCAGATGCGCAAGCGGGTGATCGAACTGGAACTCGGCCGGATGGTGCGCGACCAGCACCGCGGCGTTTACGGATACAGCGCATGA
- the ftsX gene encoding permease-like cell division protein FtsX yields MRVSFVTSEITTGLRRNLTMTIAVVITTAVALSLFGLAMLTGKQVNTMKDYWYDKVEVSLFLCLPDSGTASCRSGVVTDSQRNEIRADLDKLRPLVAEVFYESKTQAYERFKQQFKGSSIADNITPEQMPESFRVKLSDPTKYDIIYSAFNGRPGIEQVQDQRKVLQPFFRVLHAVSVGALLLAGIILAAALLLIINTIRISAFSRRRETSIKRLVGASNLSIRLPFILEGAVAGGIGAVLATVLVVLAKWAGVDHYLEPNFQFTAWISWSAVVSTVPWLFLFGVGVSSLVSAITLRRYLRV; encoded by the coding sequence ATGAGAGTTTCCTTTGTCACCAGCGAAATCACCACGGGGTTGCGGCGCAACCTGACCATGACGATCGCCGTGGTGATCACCACCGCGGTGGCGTTGTCGCTGTTCGGCCTGGCCATGTTGACCGGCAAGCAGGTCAACACCATGAAGGACTACTGGTACGACAAGGTCGAGGTCTCGCTGTTCCTCTGCCTGCCCGACTCGGGCACCGCGAGTTGTCGCAGCGGCGTGGTCACCGACTCGCAGCGCAACGAGATCCGCGCGGATCTGGACAAGCTGCGGCCGCTGGTTGCCGAGGTGTTCTACGAGTCCAAGACGCAGGCCTACGAACGGTTCAAGCAGCAGTTCAAGGGCTCCTCGATCGCCGACAACATCACCCCGGAACAGATGCCGGAGTCCTTCCGGGTGAAGCTGTCCGATCCCACCAAGTACGACATCATCTACAGCGCGTTCAACGGCCGACCCGGCATCGAGCAGGTGCAGGACCAGCGCAAGGTGCTGCAGCCGTTCTTCCGGGTGCTGCACGCGGTGTCCGTGGGCGCGCTGCTGCTGGCCGGCATCATCCTGGCCGCGGCGCTGCTGCTGATCATCAACACCATTCGAATATCGGCGTTCTCCCGGCGTCGGGAGACCAGCATCAAGCGGCTGGTGGGCGCCTCCAACCTGTCCATCCGGTTGCCGTTCATCCTCGAGGGCGCGGTGGCCGGGGGGATCGGCGCGGTGCTGGCCACCGTGCTGGTGGTGCTCGCCAAGTGGGCCGGGGTGGACCACTACCTGGAGCCGAACTTCCAGTTCACCGCCTGGATCAGCTGGAGTGCGGTGGTCTCCACGGTGCCCTGGCTGTTCCTGTTCGGCGTCGGGGTGTCCTCCCTCGTTTCCGCGATCACGCTGCGTCGCTACCTGCGCGTGTAG
- a CDS encoding M23 family metallopeptidase, producing MTALIMAVLGATGAPAALAHDGGDPGARKRKVDSKVHTLHQQVNDSATKVASASTALATANAQLPHARAALTSARGAQVAAQSAAAAATARVTATAMETLRVARVYDNISADLLGHRDAAGALARQAYEGGDMARLGMVLGARSPEDFTSGLAYVQAVSRSERLILQTLDGYQRELAMREAKLAALKIAAGSAQHDAADAAIRSVAATTTAAAASDAVDALVAQRTQALSDAQKLKAALEAEFAEERAESDRLARIIAARAAAARRALKGGRLPLGDGILSFPVIGPITSPFGMRYHPILHRWKLHTGTDFGVPTGTAVHTAMDGVVLQAYYNRAYGYRVIVDHGFVNGVYLVTTYNHMSRWIVHKGQHLRRGQVLGYSGATGWATGPHLHFEVLVDGKFTNPMRWLH from the coding sequence GTGACGGCGCTGATCATGGCGGTCCTCGGGGCCACGGGCGCCCCGGCCGCGCTGGCCCACGACGGCGGCGACCCGGGCGCGCGCAAGCGCAAGGTGGACTCCAAGGTGCACACGCTGCACCAGCAGGTCAACGACAGCGCCACCAAGGTCGCCTCCGCATCGACCGCGCTGGCCACAGCCAATGCCCAACTGCCGCACGCCCGCGCGGCGTTGACCTCGGCGCGCGGCGCGCAGGTCGCCGCGCAATCCGCCGCGGCGGCCGCGACCGCGAGAGTGACCGCAACCGCCATGGAGACGCTGCGGGTCGCCCGGGTCTACGACAACATCTCCGCCGACCTGCTCGGCCACCGCGACGCCGCCGGTGCGCTGGCCCGCCAGGCCTACGAGGGCGGCGACATGGCGCGGCTGGGCATGGTGCTGGGCGCCCGCTCGCCGGAGGACTTCACCTCGGGACTGGCCTATGTGCAGGCGGTGAGCCGTTCGGAGCGGCTCATTCTGCAGACGCTCGACGGCTACCAGCGTGAACTGGCCATGCGCGAGGCCAAACTCGCGGCGCTGAAGATCGCCGCCGGCTCCGCACAGCACGACGCTGCCGATGCGGCGATCCGCAGCGTGGCCGCCACCACCACCGCCGCCGCCGCCTCCGACGCGGTGGACGCGCTGGTCGCACAACGCACTCAGGCACTGTCCGACGCGCAGAAACTGAAGGCCGCCCTGGAGGCGGAGTTCGCCGAGGAGAGGGCGGAATCCGACCGGCTCGCCAGGATCATCGCCGCGCGCGCCGCGGCGGCCCGCCGCGCGCTGAAGGGTGGGCGTCTGCCGCTCGGCGACGGCATCCTGTCTTTCCCGGTGATCGGTCCGATCACCTCGCCGTTCGGCATGCGCTACCACCCGATCCTGCACCGCTGGAAGTTGCACACCGGCACCGATTTCGGGGTGCCCACCGGTACCGCGGTGCACACCGCAATGGATGGCGTCGTGCTGCAGGCCTACTACAACCGCGCCTACGGCTACCGGGTGATCGTCGACCACGGCTTCGTCAACGGCGTCTACCTGGTCACCACCTACAACCACATGAGCCGCTGGATCGTGCACAAGGGCCAGCACCTCAGGCGCGGACAGGTGCTCGGCTACTCCGGTGCCACCGGTTGGGCCACCGGTCCGCACCTGCATTTCGAGGTGCTGGTGGACGGCAAGTTCACCAACCCCATGCGCTGGCTGCATTAG
- the smpB gene encoding SsrA-binding protein SmpB — protein sequence MAREKGRKVIAQNKKARHDYHIEDVYEAGLVLTGTEVKSLRAGRASLVDGFATFRDGEMFLHAVHIPEYNQGTWTNHEPRRVRKLLLNRAEIDRWQQKTKDSGLTVVPLSLYFSDGRAKVEIALARGKKLHDKRQALAERQATREMARELNRRNRGGRERED from the coding sequence ATGGCACGCGAGAAGGGGCGCAAGGTGATCGCCCAGAACAAGAAGGCGCGCCACGACTACCACATCGAGGACGTCTACGAGGCCGGGCTGGTGCTGACCGGCACGGAGGTCAAGTCGTTGCGGGCCGGCCGGGCGTCGTTGGTCGACGGCTTCGCGACCTTTCGCGACGGCGAGATGTTCCTGCACGCGGTGCACATTCCCGAGTACAACCAGGGCACCTGGACCAACCACGAGCCGCGCCGGGTGCGCAAGCTGCTGCTGAACCGCGCGGAGATCGATCGTTGGCAGCAGAAGACCAAGGACTCGGGGCTGACCGTCGTGCCGCTGTCGCTGTACTTCTCCGACGGCCGGGCCAAGGTCGAGATCGCGCTGGCCCGGGGCAAGAAGCTGCACGACAAGCGGCAGGCGCTGGCCGAGCGGCAGGCCACCCGGGAGATGGCCCGCGAACTGAACCGGCGCAACCGCGGCGGTCGGGAACGCGAGGACTGA
- a CDS encoding glycerophosphodiester phosphodiesterase family protein, with protein sequence MAIKGWGGKAARGLALAGLVAGSVLSFGAANASASHHGGLVIAHRGGYDRAPESTIAAISHSIRAGADGVEFDVRFTKDGVPVLMHDDTVTRTTNCRGFVDSFTYRELEHCDAGSWFSGRFRGERVPSLNTAMAFIRSHSNTLRAFVHVKDSSPSEAGRIVNTISANRMANDRTTIIGSTEATLRTMRAAGAGRVGYVFSNPDGWNTDWPVLIPYNVPVSSGLVARAERRGAEVFAVQDHPDSMSRIFGLGLTGLLANDLTEALDMMNGGSVPAHSSHRSHSSRGHSHSHAGSGGGDSHGHGGGGGGGGGF encoded by the coding sequence ATGGCCATCAAGGGGTGGGGCGGCAAAGCCGCTCGTGGTTTGGCTCTGGCCGGCCTGGTGGCCGGTTCGGTGCTGAGTTTCGGCGCGGCCAACGCGTCCGCTTCGCACCACGGCGGGCTGGTCATCGCGCACCGCGGCGGCTACGACCGGGCACCGGAGTCCACCATCGCCGCGATTTCGCACTCCATCCGGGCGGGGGCCGATGGGGTGGAGTTCGACGTGCGGTTCACCAAGGACGGCGTCCCGGTGCTCATGCACGACGACACGGTGACCCGGACCACCAACTGCCGCGGCTTCGTGGACAGCTTCACCTATCGCGAGCTCGAGCACTGCGACGCGGGCAGCTGGTTCTCCGGCCGCTTCCGCGGCGAGCGGGTGCCCAGCCTGAACACTGCGATGGCGTTCATCCGCAGCCACTCCAACACGCTGCGCGCGTTCGTCCACGTCAAGGACTCCAGCCCGAGCGAGGCAGGGCGGATCGTCAACACGATCAGCGCCAACCGGATGGCCAACGACCGGACCACGATCATCGGCAGCACTGAGGCAACGCTGCGCACCATGCGGGCCGCGGGCGCGGGGCGGGTCGGCTACGTGTTCAGCAACCCCGACGGTTGGAACACCGACTGGCCGGTGCTCATCCCGTACAACGTCCCGGTCAGCAGCGGCCTGGTGGCCCGGGCCGAGCGGCGCGGCGCCGAGGTGTTCGCGGTGCAGGACCACCCGGACTCGATGAGCCGGATCTTCGGCCTGGGCCTCACCGGCCTGCTGGCCAATGATCTGACCGAGGCCCTGGACATGATGAACGGCGGCAGCGTGCCCGCGCACAGCTCGCACCGTTCGCATAGCTCGAGAGGGCACAGCCACTCCCACGCGGGCAGTGGCGGCGGCGACTCGCACGGCCACGGCGGGGGCGGCGGCGGTGGCGGCGGCTTCTAG
- a CDS encoding glycerophosphodiester phosphodiesterase family protein, translated as MRRGPLIGTNLLVAALAMTPLLAWNASKAQGGTVPGAFHAADTGPVAKPTTYDLSYLQVIGHRGGNDWAPENTLAGLAHSFQTGAQAVEFDVHFSSDQVPVVMHDETLDRTTNCSGAVEKYTYAQLRHCVSKRGEPVPNLYEALAVVARAHGNAYVHVKQADTAAQARSIVAALNRYGLNDGHTTTTIADETAILDRLTKAGSKRCGLIFSRPSYWRAKYPVLIPFNTPITAALVARAQRAGHFVIAVQNRPIRVGTVPGLHLNGYMANSLGKALSTLADHTQSTTGSRGAAPVPHSDGFGKRPAERRDNDPRSGTAAA; from the coding sequence ATGCGCCGGGGACCGCTGATCGGAACGAACTTGTTGGTCGCCGCGCTGGCGATGACTCCGCTGTTGGCATGGAACGCCTCGAAGGCCCAGGGCGGCACAGTGCCGGGCGCGTTCCACGCCGCCGACACCGGTCCCGTGGCCAAGCCGACCACCTACGACCTGTCGTACCTGCAGGTGATCGGCCACCGCGGCGGCAACGACTGGGCCCCGGAGAACACCCTGGCCGGCCTCGCCCACTCGTTCCAGACCGGCGCGCAGGCCGTGGAGTTCGACGTGCACTTCAGCTCCGACCAGGTCCCGGTGGTCATGCACGACGAGACGTTGGACCGCACCACGAACTGCTCGGGCGCGGTGGAGAAATACACCTACGCGCAACTGCGCCACTGCGTCTCCAAGCGCGGCGAGCCGGTACCGAACCTCTACGAGGCGCTGGCCGTGGTGGCCCGCGCGCACGGCAATGCGTACGTCCACGTCAAGCAGGCGGACACGGCGGCCCAGGCGCGCAGCATTGTGGCCGCGCTGAATCGCTACGGGCTCAACGACGGACACACCACGACCACCATCGCGGACGAAACCGCCATCCTCGACCGGCTGACGAAGGCCGGCTCCAAGCGCTGCGGGCTGATCTTCAGCCGGCCCAGCTACTGGCGGGCGAAGTACCCGGTGCTGATCCCGTTCAACACCCCGATCACCGCAGCCCTGGTCGCCCGGGCACAGCGCGCGGGGCACTTCGTGATCGCCGTGCAGAACCGCCCGATCCGGGTCGGCACGGTGCCCGGCCTGCACCTGAACGGCTACATGGCCAACTCGCTGGGCAAGGCCCTGTCGACGCTCGCCGACCACACCCAGAGCACCACGGGTTCGCGGGGGGCAGCGCCCGTGCCGCACAGCGACGGTTTCGGAAAGCGACCGGCCGAACGACGTGACAATGATCCGAGATCGGGTACTGCCGCGGCATGA
- a CDS encoding glycerophosphodiester phosphodiesterase family protein, translating to MSKRQRCRPWGMGLLAGAVITTTALATGPAQAVRTHRMLIVAHRGGDDWGPESTLVTFRHAIAAGAQAIEFDVWWTADHIPVVMHDPTMNRTTNCRGPIADYTLAELEQCDAGGGQNVPTLDEALQVIAQGHILVFVHCKLVNNQWQAETIMGEIDKYGLNDGTWATTIADNPTILHRMYEAGSNHLGLVFNNPEGWDAPYPVLLAYNTVVTRRLVARAHRHGAFVMTVQNHGLTLDQLVHRNYGLDGFFANHIDQVLERLGRYRPTTDGPAGYSPTLSSNSDDGESSTGTGDS from the coding sequence ATGAGCAAGCGCCAGCGGTGCCGACCCTGGGGCATGGGCTTGTTGGCCGGTGCGGTGATCACCACCACCGCGTTGGCCACCGGACCGGCGCAGGCGGTGCGTACTCACCGGATGTTGATCGTGGCCCACCGTGGCGGCGACGACTGGGGTCCGGAGTCCACGCTGGTCACCTTCCGGCACGCGATCGCCGCGGGCGCACAGGCCATTGAGTTCGACGTGTGGTGGACCGCCGACCACATCCCGGTGGTCATGCACGACCCCACCATGAACCGCACCACCAACTGCAGGGGCCCGATCGCCGACTACACATTGGCCGAACTCGAGCAATGCGACGCCGGTGGCGGCCAGAACGTGCCGACTCTGGACGAAGCCCTGCAGGTCATTGCGCAGGGCCACATCCTGGTGTTCGTGCACTGCAAGCTGGTCAACAACCAATGGCAGGCCGAGACCATCATGGGCGAGATCGACAAGTACGGTCTCAACGACGGCACCTGGGCGACCACCATCGCGGACAATCCGACGATCCTGCATCGGATGTACGAGGCCGGCTCCAATCACCTCGGACTGGTGTTCAACAACCCGGAGGGCTGGGATGCCCCGTACCCGGTCCTGCTGGCCTACAACACCGTGGTCACCCGCAGGCTGGTGGCCCGCGCGCACCGGCACGGCGCCTTCGTGATGACCGTGCAGAATCACGGGCTGACCCTCGACCAGCTGGTTCACCGCAACTACGGCCTGGATGGCTTCTTCGCCAACCACATCGACCAGGTGTTGGAACGGCTGGGCCGTTACCGACCCACCACGGACGGCCCGGCCGGGTACTCGCCAACGCTCAGCTCGAATTCCGACGACGGCGAGTCCTCGACCGGCACCGGCGACTCCTGA
- a CDS encoding glycerophosphodiester phosphodiesterase family protein, whose translation MQDVQLKGAAVEVRTGRGRSGVALGVRAGLVLAVAAGTTLAGGTAAQAKSSPSLADLQIVGHRGGDDYGTVNSLNTLLHALSVADGIEFDVMFTKDHRTVVLHDALLETTTTNCHGDVSKITYAKLRTCKTQDGSRVPNIYEVLKAVAKEHKQAYVHVKVADTQSEANKVMRAINKYHLNDGKTVTTIASNTSILYRLKKAGSHRRGLVFNDPKYWDANYSVLVPYNVTVTPSLVAKAQQKGRFVVGVEGRPMSVGDVPALHLNGFMAMDLSRALLKLEGALADVNDQLKKLTPGSSGDTATGTGGA comes from the coding sequence ATGCAAGACGTGCAACTAAAGGGGGCGGCGGTCGAAGTCCGCACCGGGCGCGGACGCAGCGGCGTGGCCCTGGGCGTGCGGGCAGGCCTCGTCCTGGCGGTGGCCGCGGGCACCACGCTCGCCGGCGGCACGGCGGCGCAGGCGAAGAGCAGCCCATCTTTGGCCGACCTGCAGATCGTCGGTCACCGCGGCGGCGACGACTACGGCACCGTCAACTCGTTGAACACGCTCCTGCACGCGCTCTCGGTCGCCGACGGTATCGAGTTCGACGTGATGTTCACCAAGGACCACCGCACGGTGGTGCTGCACGACGCGCTGCTGGAGACCACGACGACCAATTGCCACGGCGACGTCTCGAAGATCACCTACGCGAAGCTGCGCACGTGCAAGACCCAGGACGGCAGTCGGGTGCCGAATATCTACGAGGTGCTCAAGGCCGTCGCCAAGGAGCACAAGCAGGCCTATGTGCACGTGAAGGTCGCCGACACCCAGTCCGAGGCCAACAAGGTCATGCGCGCGATCAACAAGTACCACCTCAACGACGGCAAGACCGTCACCACGATCGCGTCGAACACGTCGATCCTGTACAGGCTCAAGAAAGCCGGCTCCCACCGTCGCGGCCTGGTGTTCAACGACCCCAAGTACTGGGACGCGAACTACTCGGTGCTGGTGCCGTACAACGTCACGGTGACTCCTTCGCTGGTGGCCAAGGCGCAGCAGAAGGGCCGGTTCGTGGTCGGCGTGGAGGGCCGCCCGATGAGCGTCGGCGACGTTCCTGCCCTGCACCTGAACGGCTTCATGGCCATGGACCTGTCCCGTGCCCTGCTCAAGCTCGAGGGCGCCCTGGCCGACGTCAACGACCAGCTCAAAAAGCTCACCCCCGGCTCCAGCGGCGACACTGCCACCGGCACCGGCGGCGCCTGA
- a CDS encoding cellulose-binding protein, translating to MTMNPSASTFDTAMRGYERTAVDSKVAALAAEQAAFERRAAELEREINRMRGAMTRGESAPYYVTLSRKLEGILREADEDGRRACDEAAAMAQRDRDAAQAECEAGYARMDAEAQRAEATAREAMERMMDEARRESEMIRHQGAEKASQTAAGAAEVVESARARGAQLATEVETKMTAQREQFERDVVTRQESAERRLQETAQLAAQLKTESITITEDSQRAAQALIEAARAAAVELVSETCARAEKLQMEAEREVAALTHRRDSINAQLHGVRETLASLSGAANMAALGHANGN from the coding sequence ATGACCATGAACCCGAGCGCATCGACCTTCGACACCGCGATGCGCGGCTACGAGCGGACCGCGGTCGACTCCAAGGTGGCCGCGCTGGCCGCGGAGCAGGCGGCTTTCGAGCGTCGCGCCGCCGAGCTGGAGCGCGAGATCAACCGCATGCGCGGCGCGATGACCCGCGGCGAGAGCGCCCCCTACTACGTGACCCTCTCGCGCAAGCTCGAGGGCATCCTGCGGGAGGCCGACGAGGACGGTCGTCGCGCGTGCGACGAGGCCGCCGCCATGGCCCAGCGCGACCGTGACGCCGCCCAGGCCGAGTGCGAGGCCGGCTACGCGCGGATGGACGCGGAGGCGCAGCGCGCCGAGGCGACCGCCCGCGAGGCGATGGAGCGGATGATGGACGAGGCTCGTCGCGAGTCGGAGATGATCCGCCACCAGGGCGCCGAGAAGGCCTCGCAGACCGCGGCCGGTGCCGCCGAGGTTGTGGAATCCGCCCGCGCCCGGGGCGCGCAGCTGGCCACCGAGGTCGAGACCAAGATGACCGCGCAGCGTGAGCAGTTCGAGCGCGACGTGGTGACCCGTCAGGAGAGTGCGGAGCGTCGCCTGCAGGAGACCGCGCAGCTGGCCGCCCAGCTGAAGACCGAGTCGATCACCATCACCGAGGACTCGCAGCGCGCTGCCCAGGCGCTGATCGAGGCCGCGCGTGCGGCGGCCGTCGAGCTGGTCAGCGAGACCTGTGCCCGCGCCGAGAAGCTGCAGATGGAGGCGGAGCGTGAGGTGGCTGCGCTGACCCACCGTCGGGACAGCATCAACGCCCAGCTCCACGGTGTCCGCGAGACGCTGGCGAGCCTGTCCGGGGCGGCCAACATGGCTGCGCTGGGCCACGCCAACGGCAACTAG